The DNA region GCTAAAACAACCCTTTCAGATTCTATTAAAAATGAAATCTTAACTAAAGGGACACTAACTTTTACGAAAGACGGCCATGTAGACGGTTTTTTAGAAGGCGAAATCAATAATGGAACTTTTGCCTTAACCAAAAAAGGAAAAAACCTGACCATTAAAGATGAAACAGGCACTCCCTATCCTTATGACTGCATGATTAC from Flavobacterium nitratireducens includes:
- a CDS encoding lipocalin family protein, which codes for MKKSILHTLGLTTIAALILFSCHEKRNELVDSWKITNVEAKTTLSDSIKNEILTKGTLTFTKDGHVDGFLEGEINNGTFALTKKGKNLTIKDETGTPYPYDCMITDDQIVLENEDMKITLVKK